The following nucleotide sequence is from Streptomyces pactum.
CCGCTGGTGCCGCTCCAGCCGCCCCGGACCGGACGCGAGCTGCTGGCGGACCACGTGGCGGCGATGGTCTGCTGCGCCGCCGTGGACACCGCGGGGGCCACCCCCGGCCTCGACTGGCTGGACGGCCCGGTGCTGCTGGTGGGCGGCCGGCGGGCGGCGGACCTGGCGGTCCCGGTGCTGAGCCTGGTGGAGGACGGCGACGCGGCACCGCTGCGCGCCTGGCTGGGGGAGGCCGGGGTCCGCTCCGAGAAGCCCGTACGCCTGGCGTAGCGGGGTGCGTACGGTCCACCGCACCGCGCGCCGGGCGAGGAGCACCGGACCGCGAACCACCCCCCTAGCCGCCGGGCCGACGGGCGGTCGGGGCGGCCCGCTCGCGGGTCCACCGCCGACACCGGTGCGGGCCCCGTGCCGACCGCCGGTGCGGGTTCCGCGTCCGCCGCCGGGTGCGGGCCCCGCGTCGGCCGCGGAGCGGCTCGGGCCGCCGGTTCCCGCACCCGGGCCCCACGACCGTTTCCGCACGGCCGCGAACCGGGCGGGACGGTCCCGTCCCGCACCAACGGCTTCCGCTCCGCGGGGGCGGGTGTGCGACCGGCCTGAACGGGCTCCCGAACCCGTTTCCGTGTCCGTCCGGAAGAGCCCGAACCGGGACCTGGCGGACGGTCGGCGGGACGGTCGCGGCGGTTGGGCGTCCGGCGGCCGTACACCCGTCCCGGCCCGGGCGGTGGGCGCCACACCGTCCGGGCGGGCCCCGGGCGGAACGAGGCAGGCCCGGGGTCCCGGGGGCGGCCGGAGGGCGGGCTCCGACCAGCGCATCGTGACCCGGGTGGCCCAATGCGCGTTACGAAAGGTGTCCGGGAAAGTTCGCCCGAGGCACCGGTTCACGACGAACCGTGACGAAGTGAGTGCGTTATGTGATGTGCTGTAGTCCACCCGTTGTCACCACCTGAACACCACAGTGCGCGTGGCCGGGGGTGACCGAGGCAGGCGGAACACGATTCAGCCGTCGGGGGAGCCAGGGAGGGGAACGTCGTGGTGACGGAACAGGTACGGCGCTGGGAGTCGGGCGCACTCGCGCACGGGGTGAACGACCCGTTCGGGCAGGGGCCACTGCCCTGGCTGCGCGGCAGTGAGACCTACTTCGACGGCACCGGCCGGATGGTGCCCTGGTACGTGGACCCGGACGGCTGCGGGCCGGCCGGCGGTACCTGCGGGCACGGTCCGCGCACCGCCGACGACGTACACCGTCAGATCAAGGGCTTCACCTCGACCCCCGCGGCGGCCCCGGGCGAGGCGATCGACTTCCGGATCACGGTCGATCCGCCCCAGCAGTTCGCCGTGGACGTCTACCGCATCGGCCACTACGCGGGCGACGGAGCCGCGAAGATCACCACCAGCCCGCGGCTCTCCGGCATCGTGCAGCCGCCCCCGCTGACCGCCGACCGCACCGTCTCCTGCCACCACTGGTGGCTGTCCTGGCGGTTGCAGATCCCCACCTACTGGAACCTCGGCGCCTATGTCGCGGTGCTCACCACGGCCGACGGCTACCGCAGCCACATCCCCTTCACGGTCCGCGACGACCGCCCCGCCGACCTGCTGCTGGTCCTCCCGGACGTCACCTGGCAGGCGTACAACCTCTACCCGGAGGACGGCCGTACCGGCGCGAGCCTGTACCACGCCTGGGACGAGCACGGCCGGCTGCTGGGGGAGCAGGAGGCGGCGGTGACCGTCTCCTTCGAGCGGCCCTACGCCGGTGCCGGTCTGCCGCTGCACGTCGGCCACGCCTACGACTTCATCCGCTGGGCGGAACGGTACGGCTACGACCTCGCCTACGCCGACACCCGGGACCTGCACGCCGGGCGCGTCGATCCCACCCGCTACCGCGGCCTGGTCTTCCCCGGGCACGACGAGTACTGGTCGGTGCCGATGCGCCGGGCCGTCGAGCAGGCCCGGGACGGCGGCACGTCCCTGGTCTTCCTCTCCGCCAACACCATGTACTGGCAGGTGGAGCTCACCCCCTCGCCGGCCGGCCCGGACCGGCTGCTCACCTGCCGGAAGCGCCGGGGGCCGGGCCGCTCGGCGCTGTGGCGGGAGACCGCCGCCCCCGAGCAGGAACTGATCGGCATCCAGTACGCGGGCCGGGTTCCGGAACCGCACCCGATGGTGGTGCGCAACGCGGGCCACTGGCTGTGGGAGGCCACCGGCGCCGGGGAGGGCGACGAGCTCCCCGGGATGGTCGCGGGGGAGGCCGACCGCTACTTCCCGCGTACCACCCTGCCCCCGCACATCCGGCGCATCCTGCTCGCCCACTCGCCCTACACCGACGGCGAGGGCGCGCTCCGGCACCAGGAGACCTCCCTGTACCGGGCGCCCAGCGGGGCCCTGGTCTTCGCCTCGGGCACGTTCGCCTGGTCACCGGCGCTGGACCGGCCCGGTCACGTCGACGAACGCATCCAGCGCGCCACCGCGAACCTGCTGGACCGTATCTGCAAACGGGACTGAGGGGCCCGGCGGGACACGGGAGCGAGGGGAGCCGGCCGGAAACGGGACCGGGGGCCCGACCGGGACGGAACCGAGGGACTCGGGGGGCGGGGACCGGCCGGGCTGAGCCGGCGCCGGCCGGGTCCGGGGCGGGGGGCCGGCTGCACCAGCCGGCGCAGACGGGCACCGGGGCCGAGCTGGGCGGTCCAGGCCTGGGCCGGACCGGGCCGACGCGGGACCGGGCCGACGCGGAACCGGGCCGTGGGACCGGCGGAGGCCGGACCGTCGCCGGGGAGGCCGACCGCCGCCGACGACGAGAAGGGGCTGACCGGTCTGACCGGTCCGACCGGGCCGGACGGATCGAAGGGGATCGTGCGGGGCCTGCCGAGCGCCGGGGCCCGGGGAGAGCGACCCTGGAGTAGGGGCCGCCGGCCCGGTGGGGGACAATCGGGGGACTCGGTCGAACCCCCCAGGAGGATCCGTGTCCGGATTCGTAGAGAAGCCCGAACCGGTCGAGGTTCCGGGACTCCAGCACCTGCACACCGGTAAGGTGCGCGACCTCTACCGCGACCGGGACGGCAACCTGATCATGGTCGCCAGCGACCGGATGTCGGCGTACGACTGGGTGCTTCCCACCGAGATCCCCGACAAGGGCCGGGTGCTCACCCAGCTCTCGCTGTGGTGGTTCGACCAGCTCGCCGACCTGGTTCCCAGCCATGTCCGCTCCACCGAGCTCCCCGAGGGGGCGCCGGA
It contains:
- a CDS encoding N,N-dimethylformamidase beta subunit family domain-containing protein, with translation MVTEQVRRWESGALAHGVNDPFGQGPLPWLRGSETYFDGTGRMVPWYVDPDGCGPAGGTCGHGPRTADDVHRQIKGFTSTPAAAPGEAIDFRITVDPPQQFAVDVYRIGHYAGDGAAKITTSPRLSGIVQPPPLTADRTVSCHHWWLSWRLQIPTYWNLGAYVAVLTTADGYRSHIPFTVRDDRPADLLLVLPDVTWQAYNLYPEDGRTGASLYHAWDEHGRLLGEQEAAVTVSFERPYAGAGLPLHVGHAYDFIRWAERYGYDLAYADTRDLHAGRVDPTRYRGLVFPGHDEYWSVPMRRAVEQARDGGTSLVFLSANTMYWQVELTPSPAGPDRLLTCRKRRGPGRSALWRETAAPEQELIGIQYAGRVPEPHPMVVRNAGHWLWEATGAGEGDELPGMVAGEADRYFPRTTLPPHIRRILLAHSPYTDGEGALRHQETSLYRAPSGALVFASGTFAWSPALDRPGHVDERIQRATANLLDRICKRD